From Klebsiella electrica, the proteins below share one genomic window:
- a CDS encoding YbgA family protein — protein sequence MNRQPAVGISACLTGSAVRFDGGHKRMGFVMDELADWVTFQPVCPEMAIGLPVPRPALRLVQTREGTIQMHFSQTPHDDVTEKMVGFTAAFLPSVDALSGFVVCAKSPSCGMERVRLYDEKGNRGRKEGVGIFTQKLLMHYPWLPVEEDGRLHDPVLRENFVERVFALHQLNTLRAQGLSRRALLDFHSQYKLQLLAHDQAGYREIGPFVASLHQWEDLDAFFVAYRAKLMAILQQPASRKNHTNVLMHIQGYFRDRLNSRQRGELREVILNYRAGLLPILAPITLLKHYLAEFPDSYLLTQNYFNPYPQDLGLRLGLL from the coding sequence ATGAACAGGCAACCCGCGGTCGGTATCAGCGCATGTTTAACCGGCTCAGCCGTTCGATTTGACGGTGGGCATAAACGTATGGGCTTTGTGATGGATGAACTGGCGGATTGGGTCACCTTTCAACCCGTCTGCCCGGAGATGGCTATCGGCCTGCCCGTTCCTCGCCCGGCCCTGCGTCTGGTGCAAACCCGCGAAGGAACCATCCAGATGCATTTTAGTCAAACGCCTCACGACGATGTAACGGAGAAAATGGTCGGATTTACCGCGGCATTTCTCCCCAGCGTCGACGCCCTTTCTGGCTTTGTTGTCTGTGCTAAATCGCCCAGCTGCGGTATGGAGCGCGTACGGCTGTATGACGAAAAAGGCAACCGCGGACGCAAAGAGGGGGTGGGGATCTTCACGCAGAAATTGCTGATGCACTACCCGTGGCTGCCCGTGGAAGAGGATGGCCGCCTGCACGACCCGGTGCTGCGGGAAAACTTTGTCGAACGCGTCTTCGCGCTACACCAGCTAAATACCCTGCGCGCGCAGGGGCTCAGCCGTCGCGCGCTACTGGACTTCCATAGCCAGTACAAGCTGCAGCTGCTGGCGCATGATCAGGCAGGCTATCGCGAAATTGGGCCTTTCGTTGCCTCCCTCCACCAGTGGGAGGATCTGGATGCCTTCTTTGTCGCTTACCGCGCAAAGCTGATGGCTATTCTGCAGCAACCCGCTTCGCGGAAAAACCATACTAACGTGCTGATGCATATTCAGGGTTACTTCCGCGATCGGCTCAATAGCCGCCAGCGCGGGGAACTTCGCGAGGTGATCCTTAACTATCGCGCCGGTTTACTGCCGATACTCGCGCCGATCACCTTACTGAAACACTACCTGGCCGAATTCCCGGATAGCTACCTGCTGACGCAAAACTACTTTAACCCCTATCCCCAGGATTTAGGGCTGCGCCTGGGCCTCCTCTGA
- a CDS encoding MerR family transcriptional regulator has translation MSYSIGEFARLCGINPTTLRAWQRRYGLLKPQRTEGGHRLYSDDDVQQALNILDWVQKGVPVSQIKPLLDNPVARRTDHWSSLQESMLQRLKEGKIDALRQLIYDSGRESPRQELVAKVLRPLRSKLSARLPTVMTLREILDGIIIAYTSFCLEGDKKAPGDSVLIAGWHLSDPGEIWLEALARTGQGHRIDLLPLPPAALAPEIFPQRNWLLVTSGKLTAARQEQIACWRRQVNALDVISLSGADISPDTTRDTRQKE, from the coding sequence ATGTCTTACTCCATCGGTGAATTTGCCCGGCTTTGCGGGATCAACCCCACCACGCTTCGCGCCTGGCAGCGTCGATATGGCCTGCTAAAACCGCAACGGACCGAGGGGGGACACCGTCTGTACAGTGATGATGATGTTCAACAGGCGCTCAACATTCTCGACTGGGTGCAAAAAGGCGTTCCCGTCAGCCAGATAAAGCCCCTGCTGGATAACCCCGTCGCCAGGCGGACTGACCACTGGTCCAGCCTGCAGGAAAGTATGCTGCAGCGATTGAAAGAGGGAAAAATCGACGCCCTGCGCCAGTTGATCTACGATTCAGGCCGCGAGTCCCCTCGCCAGGAACTGGTTGCTAAAGTGTTGCGTCCGCTGCGTAGTAAGCTGTCTGCCCGCCTCCCGACGGTGATGACGCTGCGCGAGATTCTCGATGGGATCATTATCGCCTATACCTCGTTTTGCCTCGAAGGCGACAAAAAAGCGCCGGGAGATAGCGTGCTGATAGCCGGCTGGCATCTCTCCGACCCTGGCGAAATCTGGCTGGAGGCCCTCGCCCGTACCGGTCAGGGCCATCGCATCGATCTCCTTCCTCTCCCGCCGGCAGCTCTGGCTCCCGAGATTTTTCCGCAACGAAACTGGCTGCTGGTCACCTCCGGAAAACTCACCGCGGCCCGCCAGGAGCAGATCGCATGCTGGCGGCGGCAGGTCAACGCCCTCGACGTTATCTCCCTCTCCGGCGCGGATATCTCGCCGGACACGACCCGCGACACACGCCAAAAAGAGTGA
- a CDS encoding cytochrome b/b6 domain-containing protein: MKDPLCHALPHRDTPFFRALHISVALLVLFQIINSQLTESEALGDVTLTGWVTWLHIICGFSLIVLGITMLIWMLTQRGFDYYFAWLKLDFRGIATDLKTLISLRLPEAHAGGVAALIQGLGVVALLGVALCGGLWFVLNTAFGPSSALAHEVLGLHKFLTVFIETYFWAHGAMGLLHIFLKVRSQRNNPATE; the protein is encoded by the coding sequence ATGAAAGACCCGTTATGTCATGCTCTCCCTCACCGGGACACCCCTTTTTTTCGTGCGCTACATATCAGCGTGGCGCTATTGGTTTTATTCCAGATTATCAACTCTCAACTGACTGAAAGCGAAGCCCTCGGCGATGTTACCCTGACAGGATGGGTGACGTGGCTGCACATTATCTGTGGATTTTCATTGATTGTGTTGGGTATTACGATGCTCATCTGGATGCTGACGCAGCGTGGTTTTGATTACTATTTTGCCTGGCTGAAGCTCGATTTTCGCGGCATCGCTACCGATCTCAAGACGCTCATTTCATTGCGTCTTCCCGAAGCGCATGCCGGGGGAGTGGCGGCATTGATTCAGGGGCTTGGTGTTGTGGCGCTGTTGGGCGTTGCTTTGTGCGGCGGGTTGTGGTTTGTGCTGAATACGGCGTTTGGTCCATCCTCGGCGCTGGCGCATGAGGTCCTGGGCCTGCATAAATTCCTGACCGTATTCATTGAAACTTATTTCTGGGCCCACGGAGCCATGGGATTACTGCATATTTTCCTCAAAGTCCGCAGTCAAAGGAATAACCCGGCGACGGAATAA
- a CDS encoding GNAT family N-acetyltransferase: MIVATTSRLFIRSFKEQDALPLLEYLSSPRVPCFEDEKLDSLAQAREEVMKRASDASQFAVCLKETDQLIGHLFADNREEPDHNTWSVGWHFNQRYEGQGFATEAVSALFHYLFTAREARRLYAYVEDYNQTSQRLCERLHMRREGCFKEFVSFVTASGEEQYDDTCIYALLKKEWLLAI, from the coding sequence ATGATCGTAGCAACGACTTCACGACTTTTTATTCGTTCCTTTAAGGAACAAGATGCCCTGCCGCTGCTGGAATATCTGTCTTCACCGCGCGTCCCCTGTTTTGAGGATGAAAAGCTCGATTCACTTGCGCAAGCAAGGGAAGAGGTCATGAAAAGAGCCAGCGATGCAAGCCAGTTTGCCGTATGCCTCAAGGAAACGGATCAACTCATTGGGCATTTGTTTGCCGATAACCGCGAAGAACCGGACCACAATACCTGGTCCGTGGGTTGGCATTTTAATCAGCGCTATGAGGGTCAGGGCTTTGCGACGGAAGCGGTTTCCGCGCTTTTTCACTACCTGTTTACGGCAAGAGAAGCCCGGCGCTTATATGCCTATGTTGAGGACTATAACCAGACCTCTCAGAGACTCTGTGAACGCCTGCATATGCGTCGGGAAGGGTGTTTTAAAGAGTTTGTTTCGTTTGTGACCGCCAGCGGCGAAGAACAATATGACGATACCTGCATCTATGCCCTGCTGAAAAAAGAGTGGCTACTGGCCATTTAA
- a CDS encoding anti-virulence regulator CigR family protein: MFKRRTLKTALAAVISLAVLAAPVYANPGNGNGGGHGNGNGGGNHGNSGNHGNGGDHSNKGQGNGKSDVDHGNRKNYGKPDHVDSDISFSRARSLAVNYGLVGYQALPPGIAKNLVRGKPLPPGIAKKTLPASMIHDLPYYPGYEWRAVGDDLVLVALSTAIVTAIINGVFD, translated from the coding sequence ATGTTTAAGCGTCGCACTCTCAAAACTGCACTTGCGGCGGTTATATCTCTTGCTGTCCTTGCGGCACCGGTTTATGCAAACCCAGGAAACGGAAATGGCGGTGGGCATGGCAATGGCAATGGCGGTGGTAACCACGGAAACAGCGGTAATCATGGCAACGGCGGAGACCATAGCAACAAGGGCCAGGGAAATGGGAAGTCCGATGTGGATCATGGCAATCGCAAGAACTATGGAAAACCAGACCATGTCGACTCCGATATCAGCTTCTCGCGGGCGCGCTCCCTGGCCGTAAATTATGGCCTGGTTGGCTATCAGGCGCTCCCTCCCGGTATTGCTAAGAATTTAGTCCGCGGCAAGCCATTGCCTCCGGGGATTGCGAAGAAAACGCTCCCGGCATCCATGATTCATGATTTGCCCTATTATCCTGGATATGAATGGCGTGCGGTTGGCGATGATTTGGTGCTGGTCGCATTAAGTACCGCCATTGTCACAGCCATTATTAATGGTGTTTTTGACTAG